A genome region from Tolypothrix sp. PCC 7712 includes the following:
- a CDS encoding AAA family ATPase, translating to MSQSTATKSKKKEIAKGITSISVNGYKSLYEECCIEVRPLTILAGANSSGKSSIMQPLLMLKQTLEATYDPGALLLNGPNVKFTSATQLFSKVFGRERITEFTIYIEVENNESIKNTFIKYPRKAIDVLKMEYEAGGKKLVISPDMLPGDVIKILPEPYLAFYELAKEVEALQNQSRWIIERNRCFLEFALLMGKKTMTPSFLQSLNPTSPSETFGRYISQTIHVPGLRGNPERNYKTTAIGSEFPGTFENYVASVINHWQKNKDKRLQDLGDILEALGLTWKVEAKQVDDTQVELRVGRLPRHSSTKSDVVSIADVGFGVSQTLPVIVALLVAEPGQLVYIEQPEIHLHPRAQAALAEVFAYAANRGVKVVIETHSALLLLAVQSLVAEGKLSPQLVKLHWFTRKEDGITKVSSTDLDDTGAFGDWPEDFGDVSLSLESRYLNAAEARLFNNSHGN from the coding sequence ATGAGCCAATCGACTGCAACTAAAAGTAAAAAAAAAGAAATAGCAAAAGGCATAACTAGTATTTCTGTAAATGGTTACAAGTCATTATATGAAGAATGCTGTATAGAAGTACGTCCTTTAACTATTCTTGCTGGTGCTAATAGTTCTGGAAAATCGAGCATTATGCAGCCTTTATTGATGCTGAAACAAACTTTAGAGGCTACCTATGATCCTGGCGCTCTATTATTAAATGGGCCAAATGTTAAGTTTACTTCAGCAACACAATTATTTTCTAAAGTATTTGGTAGAGAACGTATTACGGAATTTACGATTTATATTGAAGTAGAAAATAATGAATCTATTAAAAATACTTTTATCAAGTATCCACGCAAGGCAATAGATGTGCTCAAGATGGAATATGAAGCAGGTGGTAAGAAATTAGTAATCTCACCTGATATGCTGCCAGGCGATGTTATAAAAATTCTGCCTGAGCCATATTTAGCATTTTATGAATTAGCAAAAGAGGTAGAAGCATTACAAAATCAAAGTAGATGGATTATTGAGCGGAATCGTTGTTTTTTGGAATTCGCATTGTTGATGGGTAAAAAAACAATGACACCTTCATTTCTTCAATCTTTAAATCCTACTAGCCCTTCTGAAACCTTTGGACGTTATATTAGTCAAACAATACATGTACCAGGTCTGAGAGGTAACCCCGAGCGTAATTATAAGACTACAGCAATAGGCAGCGAATTTCCTGGTACATTTGAGAACTATGTTGCCAGTGTTATCAATCACTGGCAAAAAAATAAAGATAAACGGCTTCAAGATTTAGGTGACATATTGGAAGCCTTAGGACTAACTTGGAAAGTTGAGGCTAAACAAGTCGATGATACACAAGTTGAGCTTAGAGTAGGTCGCTTACCACGTCATTCTAGTACCAAAAGCGATGTAGTAAGTATTGCTGATGTTGGATTTGGAGTTTCACAAACTTTACCTGTTATAGTTGCCTTGCTGGTGGCAGAACCAGGACAATTAGTCTATATCGAACAACCAGAAATTCACCTTCATCCTCGTGCCCAAGCAGCCTTAGCAGAAGTATTTGCTTATGCAGCTAATCGGGGAGTGAAAGTAGTTATAGAAACTCATAGCGCGTTGTTACTTTTAGCAGTGCAATCACTAGTAGCAGAGGGTAAGCTATCACCACAATTAGTCAAACTTCACTGGTTTACCCGGAAAGAAGATGGGATCACAAAAGTTAGTAGTACCGATTTAGATGATACTGGTGCTTTTGGAGATTGGCCAGAAGATTTTGGTGATGTATCTTTAAGTCTCGAAAGTCGTTATTTAAATGCGGCTGAGGCTCGTTTATTCAATAATTCACATGGCAATTAA
- a CDS encoding ankyrin repeat domain-containing protein codes for MTENTDMLLLGTAKSGDIKRLGALLAAGAKADVCDRDGTTPLMFAANLGYTEIVRSLLDAGANINLPRKRYHLTALMLAASANQLDIVQLLISRGADVNATNEDGSTALMAAALKGHVDVLKALIAAGAKLEITDKDDDTALKLAVKQGHATVVEAFIQSGADVNIPDEDGETLLMNAVDLGHFAVVKTLLAAGVDVNVKNQDGGTALSAAAAAGNIEIVTALLDRDIDINLQDSDGETALHLAVVEGYLDVVQALLNRDANVHIRNNLGDTPILVAALQGHSQIVEALLRSGADIHDKNLGEIPLTLAAFQGHVETVKVLLNYGADANIPAEDGKTALLKATQRNHPGVLQLLIAKGADVNFQDSAGATALMWAASGGFPKSVKVLIQGGADLNLKNRGGYTALMIAEFNGFREIVRSLQQAGAQE; via the coding sequence ATGACTGAAAACACTGATATGTTGCTGCTAGGAACTGCCAAAAGCGGTGATATCAAGCGGCTGGGGGCGCTGCTGGCTGCTGGTGCTAAAGCGGACGTTTGCGATCGCGATGGTACCACGCCATTAATGTTTGCGGCTAATTTAGGCTACACCGAAATTGTGCGATCGCTTTTAGATGCTGGGGCAAATATTAACCTCCCTAGAAAGCGTTATCACCTTACAGCCTTGATGCTGGCAGCTAGTGCCAATCAACTTGATATTGTGCAGCTATTAATATCTAGAGGTGCGGATGTCAACGCCACAAATGAAGATGGCAGCACCGCGTTAATGGCAGCGGCACTCAAAGGTCATGTGGATGTGCTAAAAGCTTTAATAGCTGCTGGTGCTAAGTTGGAAATCACCGATAAAGATGATGACACAGCCTTAAAGCTAGCAGTCAAGCAAGGACACGCAACAGTTGTAGAAGCCTTTATTCAAAGCGGTGCAGATGTCAATATCCCCGATGAGGACGGTGAGACGCTGTTAATGAATGCGGTTGATTTAGGACATTTCGCAGTTGTGAAAACACTGCTAGCGGCTGGAGTTGATGTGAATGTCAAAAATCAGGATGGTGGTACAGCACTATCCGCCGCAGCCGCTGCTGGCAACATTGAGATTGTGACGGCTTTACTCGATAGAGATATCGATATTAATCTCCAAGATAGTGATGGAGAAACAGCCCTACACCTTGCAGTTGTGGAAGGTTATCTAGATGTAGTGCAAGCATTACTCAACCGTGATGCAAATGTCCATATTAGAAACAACCTGGGTGATACACCAATACTTGTAGCCGCCTTGCAGGGACATAGCCAAATTGTCGAGGCGCTACTGCGTAGTGGGGCAGATATTCATGATAAAAATCTCGGTGAGATCCCTTTGACTTTAGCCGCATTCCAAGGCCATGTTGAAACAGTGAAGGTATTACTCAACTATGGCGCTGATGCCAATATCCCTGCAGAGGATGGTAAAACAGCTTTACTGAAAGCCACGCAACGCAACCACCCAGGAGTTTTGCAGTTACTGATAGCCAAGGGCGCTGATGTCAATTTTCAAGACTCAGCTGGCGCAACAGCGTTAATGTGGGCAGCTTCCGGTGGTTTTCCTAAATCTGTCAAGGTATTAATTCAAGGCGGTGCAGATTTGAACTTAAAAAACCGTGGTGGTTATACAGCTTTGATGATTGCCGAATTTAACGGGTTTAGAGAGATAGTGCGGAGTCTGCAACAAGCAGGGGCGCAGGAGTGA
- a CDS encoding glycosyltransferase family 2 protein, with product MGNSVVGENVFFSVVIPTYNRKLILEKCLRALEVQDLGDSTPITGYEVVLVDDGSTDGTLEWLAAYKEDFPHVRCFEQNHQGPAAARNLGVEKAQGDTIIFIDSDLVVLSNFLQAHAEALLQGQKRLGSDRFFTYGAVINTANFEHPTSEPYKVTDFSAAFFATGNVAIPKHWLEKSGLFDTRFQLYGWEDLELGVRLKNLGLQLIKCPAAVGYHWHPAFRLEQIPNLIDKEIQRGRMGVLFYQKHPTWEVRMMIQMTWIHRLLWGILSINGALNERTMAPFLQWLINLGKPQLALEVARIFLNWYNVKGVYEAYAQTQKAL from the coding sequence ATGGGTAATAGTGTTGTGGGTGAGAATGTGTTTTTCAGTGTTGTTATACCAACGTACAATCGCAAACTAATTTTAGAAAAGTGTCTGCGCGCCTTGGAAGTGCAGGATTTGGGTGATTCAACCCCGATTACAGGTTATGAAGTCGTTTTGGTAGATGATGGTTCTACTGATGGCACTTTAGAATGGTTAGCTGCATATAAAGAAGATTTTCCCCATGTGCGATGCTTTGAGCAAAACCACCAAGGGCCTGCTGCGGCGCGGAATTTGGGCGTAGAAAAAGCACAGGGAGACACAATTATCTTTATTGACAGCGATTTAGTGGTGCTTTCCAACTTCTTACAGGCTCATGCTGAGGCGCTGTTACAAGGACAAAAGAGATTAGGAAGCGATCGCTTTTTTACCTACGGTGCAGTGATTAATACTGCTAATTTTGAGCATCCTACCTCTGAACCTTATAAAGTAACAGATTTTTCTGCAGCTTTTTTTGCTACAGGTAATGTAGCAATTCCTAAACATTGGTTAGAAAAATCTGGGCTTTTTGACACTAGATTTCAACTCTACGGATGGGAAGATTTAGAACTTGGTGTTAGGTTAAAAAATCTCGGTTTACAACTAATTAAATGTCCAGCAGCAGTCGGCTATCATTGGCATCCAGCATTTAGATTAGAGCAAATTCCTAACTTAATTGATAAAGAAATTCAACGCGGACGCATGGGAGTTTTGTTTTATCAAAAGCACCCCACTTGGGAAGTGCGAATGATGATTCAAATGACTTGGATACATCGTTTGCTGTGGGGTATTCTTTCCATCAATGGCGCGCTAAATGAACGGACAATGGCACCATTTTTACAATGGCTAATTAACTTAGGTAAACCCCAATTAGCTTTAGAAGTTGCCCGGATTTTTCTCAACTGGTACAACGTTAAGGGTGTTTACGAAGCCTACGCGCAAACTCAGAAGGCATTGTAA
- a CDS encoding cobyrinate a,c-diamide synthase: MALVIAGERSGVGKTTVTLTLLASLCRRGIAVQSFKVGPDYIDPMFHQHVTGRACRNLDPVLTSEAYIQQCFARHTQNSEYALVEGVMGLFDGIKGTGDKGRNSQLPITNYQLPNAPCPIPHAQFITDFASTAHIARLLNLPVVLVIDCSRLSGSVAAIAHGYCSFDQRIKIAGLILNRVGSDRHISLLKDALESLHLPILGVLRRQDNITIPDRHLGLVPTAELPELDAVISRLADLGDTCFDWERLLPMLGTGELGAPSGDKGQWGLGTGELGAPSGDKGQWGLGTGDWGLGTGELGAPSGDKGQWGLGTDNKGTRGQDISSSSPSIRIAVARDRAFNFYYQDNLDLLQELGAELVFWSPLADSELPKDVQGIYFGGGFPEVFAQQLAENISTRDAVKTAIMQGIPVIAECGGLMYLCEQIIDFAGESWPMVGILPTSATMDKRLTLGYRRAVALQDNLLVKTGKTVYGHEFHRSHLTAINPQPLWETYRYDCDENMGYEGWISPINVYASYVHLHWGASWEIPQSFIKECLKLASS, translated from the coding sequence ATGGCTTTAGTGATTGCTGGAGAACGTAGTGGAGTAGGTAAGACAACAGTTACACTGACGCTTTTAGCATCATTATGTCGTCGGGGTATAGCAGTACAATCCTTTAAGGTCGGCCCGGACTATATCGATCCGATGTTTCATCAGCATGTAACTGGTCGTGCTTGTCGGAATTTAGATCCAGTTTTGACTTCTGAAGCTTATATTCAGCAATGTTTTGCCCGTCACACCCAAAATAGTGAATATGCTTTGGTAGAAGGCGTAATGGGGCTGTTTGATGGGATTAAGGGGACTGGGGACAAGGGGAGAAATAGCCAATTACCAATTACCAATTACCAATTGCCCAATGCCCCATGCCCCATCCCCCATGCCCAATTCATAACTGATTTTGCCAGTACTGCACATATTGCAAGGCTGCTGAATTTACCTGTGGTGTTGGTAATTGATTGCAGTCGCTTATCGGGTTCTGTGGCTGCGATCGCTCATGGTTATTGTTCTTTTGATCAGAGAATTAAAATAGCTGGTTTAATACTCAATCGCGTAGGCAGCGATCGCCATATTTCTCTACTCAAGGACGCTCTAGAATCATTACATTTACCCATTCTTGGGGTACTGCGTCGTCAAGATAATATCACCATTCCCGATCGCCATTTAGGTTTAGTGCCTACAGCAGAACTCCCAGAATTAGATGCTGTGATCAGTCGGCTTGCTGATTTAGGGGATACTTGCTTTGACTGGGAAAGGTTATTGCCTATGTTGGGGACTGGGGAACTCGGGGCCCCCTCTGGGGATAAAGGGCAATGGGGACTGGGGACTGGGGAACTCGGGGCCCCCTCTGGGGATAAGGGGCAATGGGGACTGGGGACTGGGGATTGGGGACTGGGGACTGGGGAACTCGGGGCCCCCTCTGGGGATAAGGGGCAATGGGGACTGGGGACTGATAACAAGGGGACAAGGGGACAAGACATTTCTTCCTCATCTCCCTCAATAAGGATTGCAGTAGCACGCGATCGCGCTTTTAATTTTTACTATCAAGATAATCTCGATTTGTTGCAAGAGTTGGGTGCAGAACTGGTTTTTTGGAGTCCGTTAGCAGATTCTGAATTACCAAAAGATGTGCAGGGAATTTATTTTGGTGGCGGTTTCCCTGAGGTTTTTGCCCAGCAATTAGCAGAAAATATTAGCACTCGCGATGCTGTCAAAACAGCAATTATGCAAGGAATACCTGTAATTGCTGAATGTGGGGGATTAATGTATTTGTGCGAGCAAATTATTGATTTTGCAGGTGAATCTTGGCCAATGGTAGGAATTTTACCAACATCTGCAACGATGGATAAACGTTTAACTTTAGGATATCGTCGTGCTGTAGCTTTGCAAGATAATCTGTTAGTAAAGACAGGGAAAACTGTTTACGGACATGAGTTTCATCGTTCTCATTTAACTGCAATTAATCCTCAGCCTTTATGGGAAACTTATCGCTATGATTGTGATGAAAATATGGGTTATGAAGGATGGATTTCACCTATCAATGTTTATGCTTCTTATGTTCATTTACACTGGGGTGCCAGTTGGGAAATTCCGCAGTCTTTTATTAAAGAATGTCTGAAATTAGCATCATCATAA
- a CDS encoding SDR family oxidoreductase, whose protein sequence is MKAFVAGATGETGRRIVQELIAHKIPVRALVRDTEKAREILPAEAQLVVGDVLKPETLTEALGDSTVLLCATGAKPSFDPTGPYKVDFEGSKNLVDAAQAKGIEHFVFVSSLCTSQLFHPLNLFWLILVWKKQAEEYLQKSGLIYTIVRPGGLKNEDNSNPIVMQGADTLFDGSIPRQKVAQVCVEALFEPTARNKVLEIISKPEATAKNFRELFTNVA, encoded by the coding sequence ATGAAAGCATTTGTAGCAGGGGCAACAGGTGAAACAGGCCGCCGGATTGTACAAGAACTCATAGCGCACAAAATTCCCGTCCGTGCTTTAGTCAGGGATACTGAGAAAGCTAGGGAAATATTGCCTGCAGAGGCACAGTTGGTAGTGGGTGATGTGTTAAAACCCGAAACCCTGACAGAAGCTTTGGGTGATAGTACAGTCTTACTGTGTGCCACCGGTGCCAAACCCAGCTTCGATCCTACTGGGCCCTATAAGGTAGATTTTGAAGGTAGTAAAAATTTAGTAGATGCCGCTCAAGCAAAGGGAATTGAGCATTTTGTTTTTGTTTCTTCCTTGTGTACTTCTCAGTTGTTCCATCCCCTAAATTTGTTTTGGCTAATTTTAGTTTGGAAAAAGCAAGCTGAGGAATACCTTCAAAAAAGCGGCTTAATCTATACGATTGTGCGGCCTGGTGGATTGAAGAATGAAGATAACTCTAATCCGATAGTGATGCAGGGTGCTGATACGTTGTTCGATGGTAGCATTCCTCGGCAAAAAGTTGCCCAGGTTTGCGTAGAAGCCCTTTTTGAACCCACTGCACGCAATAAGGTTCTAGAGATTATTTCTAAACCTGAAGCTACTGCCAAAAACTTTAGGGAGTTATTTACTAACGTTGCTTGA
- the crtW gene encoding beta-carotene ketolase CrtW — protein sequence MIQLEQPPNTDKNFIPAFRSKSQFEGLLVAILIITLWAISQIFLFWMDFSQCNVWILLAFIIWQTFLYTGLFITAHDAIHGVVLPNYPKINHVIGSLCLTLYGFLPYQKLSQKHWLHHHHPASELDPDFHDGKHENFFAWYFHFMKNYLSWRQIISITIIYRVLLHLLHIPAAHLNCCWALPALLSSLQLFYFGTFLPHKQPIGGYIPPHNTQTIDRPIWLSLITCYHFGYHKEHHEYPHIPWWQLPEVYTMSKNEF from the coding sequence ATGATCCAGTTAGAACAACCACCTAATACAGACAAGAACTTTATTCCAGCATTCAGAAGTAAATCTCAATTTGAGGGACTTTTAGTTGCTATTTTAATTATTACTTTATGGGCAATAAGCCAGATTTTCCTATTTTGGATGGATTTTTCTCAGTGTAATGTTTGGATATTATTAGCTTTTATAATTTGGCAAACATTTTTATATACAGGATTATTTATTACTGCTCATGATGCTATACATGGGGTGGTATTGCCTAATTATCCAAAAATCAATCATGTTATTGGGTCTTTGTGTTTAACGCTATATGGATTTTTACCTTATCAAAAATTATCACAAAAGCATTGGTTACACCATCATCATCCTGCCAGTGAGTTAGACCCTGATTTTCACGATGGTAAACACGAGAATTTCTTTGCTTGGTATTTCCATTTCATGAAAAATTATTTGAGTTGGCGGCAGATAATTTCTATAACTATTATTTATAGAGTTTTGCTGCATCTACTGCATATACCTGCTGCTCATCTAAATTGCTGTTGGGCACTGCCAGCACTTTTAAGTTCATTACAATTATTTTATTTTGGTACTTTTCTACCACACAAGCAGCCAATTGGGGGTTATATTCCGCCTCACAATACTCAAACTATCGACCGTCCAATTTGGTTGTCATTGATCACTTGCTATCATTTTGGCTACCACAAAGAACATCACGAATATCCCCATATTCCTTGGTGGCAGCTACCCGAAGTTTATACAATGTCTAAAAATGAATTTTGA
- a CDS encoding DUF4079 domain-containing protein, giving the protein MNLELSPSLKYWLNFFHPIMMWALLAISIYAAYLGLKVQRTRNAQGEEKKELIKGRYNIRHYQIGSILLALMVAGAVGGMAVTYINNGKLFVGPHLLAGLGMTSLIAFSAALSPYMQKGANWARMTHILLNFTLLGLFAWQAITGVQIVQKILTNA; this is encoded by the coding sequence ATGAATTTGGAACTTTCTCCATCTTTGAAATATTGGCTGAACTTCTTTCACCCCATCATGATGTGGGCATTATTGGCAATCTCTATCTATGCTGCCTATTTGGGGCTAAAAGTACAGCGTACTAGAAATGCTCAGGGTGAAGAGAAGAAAGAATTGATTAAAGGTAGATATAACATCAGACATTATCAAATTGGCTCTATACTCTTGGCTTTGATGGTAGCGGGCGCGGTTGGAGGGATGGCTGTCACCTACATCAATAATGGCAAATTATTTGTAGGCCCTCACCTGCTAGCAGGCCTGGGTATGACTAGTTTGATTGCATTTTCCGCAGCCCTTTCTCCTTATATGCAAAAGGGAGCAAATTGGGCGCGGATGACTCATATTTTATTAAATTTCACACTCTTAGGGCTGTTTGCTTGGCAGGCTATCACTGGTGTGCAAATTGTTCAGAAAATTTTGACGAATGCATAG
- a CDS encoding DUF1997 domain-containing protein — MLSRNGEYKSLEITETVLPVASSATEAEDALTGVPVAMPTKFYGSYSDCMEMYAPSAMVAEYLNTHSSWFSRCAEPMKVQPLGENGYALIIGRFGSFGYEVEPKIGLELLPADEGVYRIRTIPIPDYQSPGYDVDYRASLQLVENVSEATENFAKVTKVEWELDLVVELHFPKFIQRLPKSLIQSTGDRVLNQIVRQVSRRLTRKVQEDFHQSLGIPFNAAKKKR; from the coding sequence ATGCTTTCAAGAAACGGCGAATATAAATCATTAGAAATAACAGAAACTGTTTTACCTGTAGCGTCCAGTGCCACAGAAGCGGAGGACGCATTAACAGGAGTTCCTGTAGCAATGCCTACAAAGTTTTATGGTAGCTACAGTGATTGTATGGAGATGTATGCGCCCTCGGCAATGGTTGCAGAGTATCTTAATACTCACTCTTCCTGGTTTTCGCGTTGCGCTGAACCGATGAAAGTTCAACCATTGGGAGAAAATGGCTACGCTTTAATCATTGGTCGTTTTGGCTCCTTTGGTTATGAAGTTGAACCAAAAATAGGGTTAGAATTATTACCTGCTGATGAAGGTGTATATCGTATTCGTACTATTCCAATTCCTGATTATCAATCGCCTGGTTATGATGTAGATTATCGAGCATCCCTACAGTTGGTAGAAAATGTATCGGAAGCTACTGAAAATTTTGCCAAGGTGACAAAAGTAGAATGGGAATTAGATTTGGTTGTGGAACTTCACTTCCCTAAGTTCATACAACGACTGCCCAAGTCTTTAATTCAATCTACAGGCGATCGCGTACTGAATCAAATCGTCCGTCAAGTGTCTCGTCGTTTAACCCGCAAAGTCCAAGAAGATTTCCACCAATCTTTGGGTATACCCTTTAATGCTGCTAAGAAAAAGCGGTAA
- a CDS encoding GNAT family N-acetyltransferase, whose amino-acid sequence MPTDAVILRLEKVTEQHADSLYSFISNPLLYEYLEDSVPSLIEIRRKFQFAALEKSPDNPTMIWLKWVAINAQNQYVGIVEIGIFEDKYAEIGFMTFVGYQNQGYAHDYCSLAIAETQRRFHLLSLHASVNQHNLASRKVLERLGFKLYKVNHNAEFIKGKLSDELIYRLNFSE is encoded by the coding sequence ATGCCAACAGATGCGGTAATTTTGCGCTTAGAAAAAGTAACGGAACAGCACGCTGATAGCCTTTACTCTTTTATCAGCAATCCACTTCTGTATGAATATCTTGAAGATTCAGTTCCTAGCCTCATAGAAATTAGGAGAAAATTTCAGTTTGCAGCGCTAGAAAAATCACCCGATAACCCAACTATGATTTGGCTCAAATGGGTTGCTATTAATGCTCAAAACCAATATGTAGGTATTGTGGAAATAGGGATTTTTGAAGATAAATATGCAGAAATTGGCTTTATGACGTTTGTGGGTTATCAAAACCAAGGCTACGCCCATGATTACTGTTCTTTAGCTATTGCAGAAACACAACGACGCTTTCACCTTTTATCACTGCACGCATCAGTCAATCAGCACAACCTTGCCTCTCGTAAAGTACTTGAGAGGCTGGGGTTTAAATTGTACAAAGTCAATCACAACGCAGAATTTATCAAAGGTAAACTTTCTGATGAATTAATTTACCGCTTGAATTTCTCAGAATAA
- a CDS encoding peptidoglycan-binding domain-containing protein, whose amino-acid sequence MKGSLSLSILSYLDSLKVFRFHSSNKLDWLLMLSSVPVLIAASAVVSIAAPQKISQATPGVNFNRPTLNIGSQGERVSELQAALKLLGFYTGNVDGIYSTNTATAVSRFKQAAGLNPDGIVDAVTWQKLFPNQAIAPSTVTSPQPSPTSTPALIAPASTNTPTRIIPKPEPKPAQPRQNTTPKPQKPPTRTSPRTKPAPTTQIPRFVERTPGIQYTTDGLPILRLGNRGYEVGKLQEVLKKLGFLEGGADGDFGPSTDAAVKAAQSRYGLEPDGVAGGETWQVLLGRLQRQR is encoded by the coding sequence ATGAAAGGCAGTCTATCACTAAGTATCTTGAGCTACTTAGATTCACTCAAAGTATTTCGCTTTCACAGCTCCAATAAGTTGGATTGGTTACTGATGTTGTCTTCTGTGCCTGTGTTGATTGCTGCTTCTGCGGTAGTCTCAATTGCTGCACCACAGAAAATCTCCCAAGCCACTCCGGGAGTTAATTTTAACCGCCCTACCCTGAACATTGGTAGTCAAGGAGAACGGGTATCTGAACTGCAAGCAGCTCTCAAACTATTGGGTTTTTATACGGGTAACGTTGACGGTATTTATAGCACTAATACTGCAACCGCCGTTTCTAGATTTAAGCAAGCAGCTGGCTTAAATCCAGACGGGATTGTTGATGCTGTGACTTGGCAAAAGTTGTTCCCCAACCAAGCAATAGCACCATCAACAGTAACTTCACCTCAGCCTAGCCCTACATCTACACCAGCATTAATTGCTCCTGCTTCCACGAACACCCCAACTAGAATTATTCCGAAACCAGAGCCAAAACCAGCTCAACCCAGACAAAATACAACTCCCAAACCCCAAAAACCACCCACCCGTACATCTCCAAGGACTAAGCCAGCTCCTACCACGCAAATCCCGCGTTTTGTTGAACGTACCCCTGGTATTCAATACACCACAGATGGATTACCAATTTTGCGTTTAGGGAACCGTGGCTATGAAGTAGGCAAATTGCAAGAAGTTTTGAAAAAGCTGGGATTCTTGGAAGGTGGCGCAGATGGAGACTTTGGCCCTTCAACAGATGCAGCAGTCAAAGCTGCACAAAGCCGCTATGGACTAGAACCTGACGGCGTAGCTGGTGGGGAAACCTGGCAAGTACTGTTAGGAAGATTGCAGCGACAGCGTTAA
- a CDS encoding phage holin family protein → MKHFLLTWLATAVALLITSRVVYGFEVKSFVAALIAAVVIGLVNGFIRPILRFFAFPITLLTFGLFSFVINALTLWLASGLTPGSGFEIKGFIPALLGSIVLAIVSSVLNYFLRVVE, encoded by the coding sequence ATGAAACACTTTTTATTAACTTGGTTGGCTACTGCGGTGGCTTTGTTAATTACCTCGAGAGTTGTTTATGGCTTCGAGGTCAAGAGTTTTGTGGCGGCGTTGATTGCTGCTGTGGTTATTGGACTGGTTAATGGGTTTATTCGCCCAATTTTGCGGTTTTTCGCGTTTCCAATTACTTTACTGACTTTTGGTTTATTTTCCTTTGTCATCAATGCTCTAACTTTGTGGTTAGCCAGTGGACTGACTCCTGGTTCGGGTTTTGAGATTAAGGGTTTTATACCAGCTTTGTTAGGATCAATTGTGTTAGCGATTGTTTCTAGCGTGCTAAATTATTTTCTGAGAGTGGTGGAATAA
- a CDS encoding cobalamin biosynthesis protein — translation MSDKIPKLQRLSQHFWVGLGCQQGVSRKLIETAIEQVLRENQLHQSGLAKGFGGAIAGLATINNKASEVGLVEFCQLHNISLKTYPAEILRLVSVPNPGEITAQVMGTPSVAEAAAMLAAGNIDWQSTIGLQVGKNEEQFSTHQSLQLNAHLANLTPYLIDIGVRCLVPKQIFRLNDEPKAVTIAVAALIPPLSENNLAR, via the coding sequence GTGAGTGATAAAATACCCAAATTGCAAAGGCTGTCACAACACTTCTGGGTAGGATTGGGCTGCCAACAAGGTGTATCGAGAAAGTTGATTGAGACGGCAATTGAGCAAGTGTTGAGAGAAAATCAACTTCACCAAAGTGGGTTAGCTAAAGGCTTTGGCGGAGCGATCGCAGGTCTTGCTACCATCAACAATAAAGCTTCAGAAGTCGGTTTAGTAGAATTTTGCCAGCTACACAATATTAGTTTGAAAACATATCCCGCAGAAATTCTCCGGCTGGTTTCTGTTCCCAACCCAGGGGAAATTACGGCTCAAGTAATGGGAACTCCTAGCGTAGCGGAAGCAGCGGCTATGCTTGCAGCAGGGAATATCGATTGGCAATCAACGATAGGCTTACAGGTAGGGAAAAATGAGGAGCAATTTTCAACCCATCAGTCTCTACAGTTGAATGCACATTTAGCGAACCTCACTCCGTATTTGATTGATATTGGAGTCAGGTGCTTAGTACCTAAACAAATTTTTCGGTTAAACGATGAACCAAAGGCAGTGACGATAGCCGTGGCAGCTCTTATTCCACCACTCTCAGAAAATAATTTAGCACGCTAG
- a CDS encoding alpha/beta hydrolase — translation MGTGDWGLGKISITNDQLPITNYQLSIINYQLPITNYPMPNPQCPMPHPHIFVPICHLLAG, via the coding sequence TTGGGGACTGGGGACTGGGGACTAGGAAAAATCTCTATTACCAATGACCAATTACCAATTACCAATTACCAATTATCAATTATCAATTACCAATTACCAATTACCAATTACCCAATGCCCAATCCCCAATGCCCAATGCCCCATCCCCATATTTTTGTGCCAATTTGTCATCTTTTGGCTGGTTAA